One part of the Methylobacterium terrae genome encodes these proteins:
- a CDS encoding response regulator, protein MSLRLLVIEDDPGFQDLVRALCERRGDSVDVASDGFLGLRLLSERRHDVVMIDYHLPEMDGYALARLMREISRPEDGVRLIGVTADRHGLASRRGADARFDAILVKPLDPAALYAALDRLTRPAIAAPATQPPVASVPAVSTPAAGADAVWRRFGLSGRPRALICPAPGPAEAAAFGQAFVPVERAAEADLILLSGEAGLPALRAARAATPMRPVPTVDLTNRLAGACDVTFRVAEPASWAAVAEACTGFAARRAGLATHPDLPDPAAHLLALLHASTRDLALAGGEGGHAYESGLAPAALMAAVLTLTEAGALACVAAGTGVSVRLTELGGRAATGEALAGGIRRALEPPRPPVLDPRKSAELTHLIGEADLARLRHRLMTQLASAFAPAADLAALAHDAHVVVAMAGSLGFEDLSVACRGLEAAIAAGSGIPEATADARRAAAAAHAYCAAA, encoded by the coding sequence ATGAGCCTGCGCCTTCTCGTGATCGAGGACGATCCCGGCTTCCAGGACCTCGTCCGCGCCCTGTGCGAGCGCCGGGGCGACAGCGTCGACGTCGCCTCCGACGGCTTCCTCGGCCTGCGGCTCCTGAGCGAACGCCGGCACGACGTGGTGATGATCGACTACCACCTGCCCGAGATGGACGGCTACGCCCTGGCCCGGCTGATGCGCGAGATCAGCCGCCCGGAGGACGGGGTGCGGCTGATCGGCGTGACGGCCGACCGCCACGGGCTCGCCTCCCGTCGCGGCGCCGACGCGCGGTTCGACGCCATCCTGGTCAAGCCCCTCGACCCGGCGGCGCTCTACGCCGCCCTCGACCGGCTGACCCGGCCGGCGATCGCCGCCCCGGCAACGCAGCCTCCCGTCGCATCGGTCCCCGCGGTCTCCACGCCCGCGGCCGGCGCCGACGCGGTCTGGCGCCGCTTCGGCCTGTCCGGCCGGCCCCGGGCCCTGATCTGCCCCGCCCCGGGCCCGGCCGAGGCGGCGGCCTTCGGCCAGGCCTTCGTGCCGGTGGAGCGAGCGGCCGAGGCCGACCTCATCCTGCTGAGCGGGGAGGCGGGACTCCCCGCCTTGCGCGCCGCCCGGGCCGCGACGCCGATGCGGCCGGTACCGACCGTCGATCTGACCAACCGGCTCGCCGGCGCCTGCGACGTGACGTTCCGGGTCGCCGAGCCGGCGTCCTGGGCGGCGGTCGCCGAGGCCTGCACCGGCTTCGCCGCGCGCCGTGCCGGGCTCGCAACCCATCCCGATCTCCCGGATCCCGCCGCGCACCTGCTGGCGCTCCTCCACGCCTCGACCCGGGACCTGGCGCTGGCGGGCGGGGAGGGGGGGCACGCCTACGAATCCGGCCTCGCACCCGCCGCCCTGATGGCCGCGGTCCTGACCCTCACCGAGGCGGGGGCGCTCGCCTGCGTGGCGGCCGGCACCGGGGTGAGCGTACGCCTGACCGAGCTCGGCGGCCGGGCCGCGACCGGCGAGGCCCTCGCCGGCGGCATCCGGCGGGCCCTCGAGCCGCCGCGGCCGCCGGTGCTCGATCCACGCAAGAGTGCCGAGCTCACGCACCTCATCGGCGAGGCCGATCTCGCCCGCCTGCGCCACCGCCTGATGACGCAGCTCGCCTCCGCCTTCGCCCCGGCCGCCGACCTTGCGGCCCTGGCGCACGACGCCCACGTGGTCGTGGCGATGGCCGGCAGCCTCGGTTTCGAGGACCTGTCCGTCGCCTGCCGCGGGCTGGAGGCGGCGATCGCCGCCGGCAGCGGCATCCCCGAGGCGACGGCCGACGCGCGCCGCGCCGCCGCCGCGGCGCACGCTTACTGCGCCGCGGCCTGA
- a CDS encoding response regulator, with protein MIATPTFPDLSALVVDESLYIRRIVRDMLMRVGIKRLLEAPDGAEALGVLAESKPDLVVLDWDLAILSGEEFIRLARTPATSPAPTVPIILMLAQPRRNVVDRAINLGVNEIIAKPFSPKTLWSRLDEVINRPRPFSQVKSLLRPQPRLAAAAAVKGLL; from the coding sequence ATGATCGCCACCCCGACCTTCCCGGACCTCTCCGCCCTCGTGGTCGACGAGAGCCTCTACATCCGCCGCATCGTGCGCGACATGCTGATGCGCGTCGGCATCAAGCGCCTGCTCGAGGCGCCGGACGGCGCCGAGGCGCTGGGCGTGCTCGCGGAGAGCAAGCCCGACCTCGTGGTGCTCGACTGGGACCTGGCGATCCTCTCGGGGGAGGAGTTCATCCGCCTCGCCCGCACGCCGGCGACCTCGCCGGCCCCGACCGTGCCGATCATCCTGATGCTGGCCCAGCCGCGCCGCAACGTGGTCGATCGCGCGATCAACCTCGGCGTCAACGAGATCATCGCCAAGCCGTTCTCGCCCAAGACCCTGTGGTCGCGCCTTGACGAAGTGATCAACCGGCCGCGGCCGTTCTCGCAGGTCAAGAGCCTGCTGCGTCCCCAGCCGCGTCTCGCCGCGGCCGCGGCCGTCAAAGGCCTGCTCTGA
- a CDS encoding RlmE family RNA methyltransferase produces the protein MSDRRGGGVRGDLKQRVKTGRGRTVSSKLWLERQLNDPYVARAKREGYRSRAAFKLMEIDDRFRLLRPGQRVVDLGAAPGGWSQVAAAKVGSHPGAPAPRGRVVGIDLLEIEPMPGVDFVTLDFLDPTAPGLLTEMLGGPADVVMSDMAANATGHKKTDHLRIMGLAETALAFAREILAPGGTYLAKVLQGGTEGGLLTDLKRDFSNVRHVKPAASRADSSELYVLATGYRGAEATDGPYREAGDGEAEDEAPGWRP, from the coding sequence ATGAGCGATCGTCGCGGCGGCGGCGTCCGGGGAGACCTGAAGCAGCGGGTGAAGACCGGGCGCGGGCGCACGGTCTCCTCCAAGCTCTGGCTCGAGCGCCAGCTCAACGACCCCTACGTGGCCCGCGCCAAGCGCGAGGGCTACCGCTCGCGGGCCGCCTTCAAGCTGATGGAGATCGACGACCGCTTCCGGCTGCTGCGGCCGGGCCAGCGGGTGGTCGATCTGGGCGCCGCGCCGGGCGGCTGGTCGCAGGTCGCCGCCGCGAAGGTCGGCAGCCATCCGGGTGCGCCGGCGCCGCGGGGCCGGGTGGTCGGCATCGACCTCCTGGAGATCGAGCCGATGCCGGGCGTCGATTTCGTCACCCTCGACTTCCTCGATCCGACTGCGCCGGGGCTGCTCACCGAGATGCTGGGCGGGCCGGCCGACGTCGTGATGTCGGACATGGCCGCCAACGCCACCGGCCACAAGAAGACCGACCACCTGCGGATCATGGGGCTCGCCGAGACGGCGCTGGCCTTTGCCCGCGAGATCCTGGCGCCGGGCGGCACCTACCTCGCCAAGGTGCTCCAGGGCGGGACCGAGGGCGGCCTGCTCACCGACCTCAAGCGCGATTTCTCGAACGTACGCCACGTCAAGCCGGCGGCGAGCCGGGCCGATTCGAGCGAGCTCTACGTGCTGGCGACCGGCTATCGCGGCGCCGAGGCGACCGACGGGCCATATCGCGAGGCCGGGGACGGCGAGGCGGAGGACGAGGCACCGGGCTGGCGGCCGTGA
- the bcsN gene encoding cellulose biosynthesis protein BcsN produces the protein MIRPLVLAAAALALAACTAQERPAGPLFASLDASLPPAPVRRARATPVVVLPAWIGRPVALRERDGPGGFEQALTLAAPGRSGGRDDLVLVSSPRAGALDAALGGKPTEAGIRAEIAAAFPGVAMQVVTRPSSNAYGPYGLAVGRAGAARCLYAWQWIAEAPLREGGAPAPLSLRVRLCRDDLTVEAMAASVSQLRLVPRFAGEPVAAPATAGSRPARRVHRQAPPASAPAPAFAAAPPEPAPSGPRYLGAEGAPRGPVLSGGTVRNALLGTLDAPSSPTASLPPDAAILPPEATRGPAAPRP, from the coding sequence GTGATCCGCCCGCTCGTCCTCGCCGCCGCGGCCCTCGCGCTCGCCGCCTGCACCGCGCAGGAGCGTCCCGCGGGACCGCTCTTCGCCAGCCTCGACGCGTCGCTGCCGCCCGCCCCGGTCCGCCGGGCCCGGGCGACGCCGGTCGTCGTCCTGCCGGCCTGGATCGGACGGCCCGTCGCCCTGCGCGAGCGCGACGGCCCCGGCGGCTTCGAGCAGGCGCTCACCCTGGCGGCGCCCGGGCGGAGCGGCGGCCGCGACGACCTGGTGCTGGTCTCGAGCCCGCGCGCGGGCGCCCTCGATGCCGCCCTCGGCGGGAAGCCGACCGAGGCCGGCATCCGCGCCGAGATCGCCGCCGCCTTCCCGGGCGTGGCGATGCAGGTCGTCACCCGCCCCTCGTCCAACGCCTACGGCCCTTACGGCCTCGCCGTCGGCCGCGCCGGGGCGGCGCGCTGCCTCTACGCTTGGCAGTGGATCGCCGAGGCGCCTTTGCGCGAGGGCGGCGCGCCGGCGCCCCTGTCCCTGCGCGTCCGGCTGTGCCGTGACGACCTCACCGTCGAGGCGATGGCCGCGTCGGTGAGCCAGCTGCGCCTGGTGCCCCGCTTCGCCGGCGAGCCCGTCGCCGCGCCGGCGACGGCCGGATCCCGCCCGGCTCGGCGGGTCCACCGGCAGGCCCCTCCGGCGTCCGCTCCGGCCCCGGCCTTCGCCGCCGCGCCCCCGGAGCCGGCGCCGTCCGGCCCGCGCTACCTCGGCGCGGAAGGGGCCCCGCGCGGACCCGTCCTGTCCGGCGGCACCGTCCGCAACGCGCTCCTCGGCACCCTCGACGCGCCGTCCTCCCCGACGGCGAGCCTTCCCCCCGACGCCGCGATCCTGCCGCCCGAGGCGACGCGCGGCCCGGCCGCGCCGCGCCCATGA
- a CDS encoding Ppx/GppA phosphatase family protein has product MRDETAVSVPARAAEYAETARATAPPPRPAGDDASRRQERRAYAALDLGTNNCRLLIAEPAPYGFRVIDAFSRIVRLGEGLGTTDRLSDDAIDRTVDALAVCLGKMRSRGVVRAKSIATAACRLAVNGPAFVERVHREVGLDLEVVDRRTEAYLAVTGCAALADRHAESVVIFDIGGGSTEIVWLDGSAALARSADPTLRIRAWDSLPVGVVTLAERYGGADVTRPVFEGMVEEVADRLTKFALIAGAAAHAPNFHLLGTSGTVTTLAATHLRLPRYDRRRIDGLWMRDREVTDAIDGLLATRLSDRAQNPCIGRDRADLVLAGCAILEAIRRAFPSERLRIADRGLREGLLMNMMREDGVWRRGVRPG; this is encoded by the coding sequence ATGAGGGATGAGACGGCCGTCTCCGTGCCGGCGCGCGCCGCGGAGTATGCCGAGACAGCGCGCGCGACCGCGCCTCCGCCACGCCCGGCGGGGGATGATGCTTCACGCCGGCAGGAGCGGCGCGCCTATGCGGCGCTCGACCTCGGCACCAACAATTGCCGGCTCCTGATCGCCGAGCCGGCCCCGTACGGGTTCCGGGTGATCGACGCGTTCTCGCGCATCGTGCGCCTCGGCGAGGGCCTGGGGACCACCGACCGCCTGAGCGACGACGCCATCGACCGCACCGTGGACGCGCTCGCGGTCTGCCTGGGCAAGATGCGCTCCCGCGGGGTGGTACGGGCGAAGTCGATCGCCACCGCGGCCTGCCGGCTCGCGGTGAACGGCCCGGCCTTCGTCGAGCGGGTGCACCGCGAGGTCGGCCTCGACCTCGAGGTGGTGGACCGGCGGACAGAAGCCTACCTCGCGGTGACCGGGTGCGCCGCGCTGGCCGACCGGCACGCCGAATCGGTGGTGATCTTCGACATCGGCGGCGGCTCGACCGAGATCGTCTGGCTCGACGGCTCCGCCGCGCTCGCCCGCAGCGCCGACCCGACCTTGCGCATCCGCGCCTGGGATTCGCTTCCCGTGGGCGTCGTCACCCTGGCCGAGCGCTACGGCGGGGCCGACGTCACCCGCCCGGTCTTCGAGGGCATGGTCGAGGAGGTCGCCGACCGCCTGACCAAGTTCGCGCTGATCGCAGGCGCCGCCGCCCACGCGCCGAACTTCCACCTGCTCGGCACCTCCGGCACGGTGACGACGCTCGCCGCCACCCACCTGCGCCTGCCCCGCTACGACCGGCGGCGGATCGACGGCCTGTGGATGCGCGACCGCGAGGTCACGGACGCGATCGACGGCCTGCTCGCGACCCGCCTGTCGGACCGGGCGCAGAACCCGTGCATCGGCCGCGACCGGGCCGACCTGGTGCTCGCCGGCTGCGCCATCCTGGAGGCGATCCGCCGCGCCTTCCCGTCCGAGCGCCTGCGCATCGCCGATCGCGGCCTGCGCGAGGGCCTGCTGATGAACATGATGCGCGAGGACGGGGTCTGGCGCCGGGGCGTGCGGCCGGGCTGA
- a CDS encoding ABC transporter permease — protein sequence MLPVGLLILWEIASRAGLFSAVVLPPPSAVAVRWFASLLPALPYDPATQSYTAWLFSGELPHDAVASLSRVVAGFAIGVGLALPVGLLMGTSDRLYGLVNPLLQILRPIPPIAYIPLAIVWFGLGNPPALFLIALGTFFPVLVNTVAGVRQVDSIYVRAARNLGANSWTMFRRVILPAASPFVLAGMRIGIGTAFIVVIVAEMIAVSDGLGYRILEAREYMWSDKIIGGMLTIGILGLVIDGAMSRFNDHLLRWHRGLER from the coding sequence CTGCTGCCGGTCGGGCTGCTGATCCTCTGGGAGATCGCCAGCCGGGCCGGCCTGTTCTCGGCCGTCGTTCTGCCGCCGCCGAGCGCGGTGGCGGTGCGCTGGTTCGCCAGCCTCCTGCCGGCCCTGCCCTACGATCCGGCAACGCAGAGCTACACCGCCTGGCTGTTCTCGGGCGAGCTGCCGCACGACGCGGTGGCGAGCCTGAGCCGCGTCGTCGCGGGCTTTGCCATCGGCGTCGGCCTCGCGCTGCCGGTCGGCCTCCTGATGGGCACGAGCGACCGGCTCTACGGCCTCGTCAACCCGCTCCTGCAGATCCTGCGGCCGATCCCGCCGATTGCCTACATCCCGCTCGCCATCGTGTGGTTCGGCCTCGGCAACCCGCCGGCCCTGTTCCTGATCGCGCTCGGCACCTTCTTCCCGGTCCTCGTCAACACGGTGGCGGGCGTGCGCCAGGTCGATTCGATCTACGTGCGTGCCGCGCGCAACCTCGGGGCGAATTCCTGGACGATGTTCCGGCGGGTGATCCTGCCGGCGGCGAGCCCTTTCGTGCTCGCCGGCATGCGGATCGGCATCGGCACCGCCTTCATCGTGGTGATCGTCGCCGAGATGATCGCGGTCTCCGACGGGCTCGGCTACCGTATCCTCGAGGCGCGCGAATACATGTGGTCGGACAAGATCATCGGCGGGATGCTGACGATCGGCATCCTCGGCCTCGTCATCGACGGCGCGATGTCGCGCTTCAACGACCACCTGCTGCGCTGGCACCGCGGCCTGGAGCGCTGA
- a CDS encoding alanyl-tRNA editing protein — MPTELLFRDDAYLREAEARIVAADETGLILDRTLFYAQGGGQPGDRGRLVRENGTAVPILDTVYGPDKSTVLHRIAPDEPRPAPGEPVRLVLDWPLRHARMRVHTALHLLSVALPYPVTGGAIGDGDGRLDFDIPDAGVDKDAVTARLREMIERDAAISERWISDEELLANPGLVKTMSVKPPIGSGRVRLVAIDGLDLQPCGGTHVRRTGEIGAATVTAIEKKGKQNRRVRLTLA; from the coding sequence ATGCCCACCGAACTTCTCTTCCGCGACGATGCCTACCTGCGCGAGGCCGAAGCCCGGATCGTCGCGGCGGACGAGACCGGACTCATCCTCGACAGAACCCTGTTCTACGCACAAGGCGGCGGACAGCCCGGCGACCGCGGCCGGTTGGTGCGGGAGAACGGCACCGCGGTTCCGATCCTCGACACCGTCTACGGCCCCGACAAGAGCACGGTTCTGCACCGGATCGCCCCGGACGAGCCCCGGCCGGCGCCGGGCGAGCCGGTCCGCCTCGTCCTCGACTGGCCCCTGCGCCACGCCCGCATGCGGGTGCACACCGCCCTCCACCTGCTGTCGGTCGCCCTCCCCTACCCGGTGACGGGCGGCGCGATCGGCGACGGCGACGGCCGGCTCGACTTCGACATCCCGGATGCCGGCGTCGACAAGGATGCCGTCACCGCGCGGCTGCGCGAGATGATCGAGCGGGACGCCGCAATCTCCGAGCGCTGGATCAGCGACGAGGAGCTCTTGGCCAATCCGGGTCTCGTCAAGACGATGTCGGTGAAGCCGCCGATCGGCAGTGGGCGGGTGCGGCTCGTCGCGATCGACGGTCTCGACCTCCAGCCCTGCGGCGGCACCCACGTGCGCCGCACGGGCGAGATCGGTGCCGCCACCGTCACGGCGATCGAGAAGAAGGGCAAGCAGAATCGGCGCGTCCGGCTGACGCTGGCCTGA
- a CDS encoding ABC transporter ATP-binding protein produces the protein MTATATLRRPEPAPAAPGAAEITIANASKVFGSGAGAVVALENVTASIPSGQFVCLLGPSGCGKSTLLNAIAGFSPLTSGEIRMAGRPVVDPGPDRGMVFQEYALFPWMTVEQNIRFGLDIKGVARPEADGIVARIAGTLGLSDFLSRFPKELSGGMRQRVAIARILALDPPVMLMDEPFGALDALTRRTLQDELLRIWAEYRKTIVFVTHSIEEAIYLADRIVVLTYRPGRMKRDLIVPLPRPRDTASTEFNALKRELAGLVMEEQQRFTRAELTGSAVD, from the coding sequence ATGACCGCAACGGCAACCCTCCGCCGGCCCGAGCCCGCCCCGGCCGCGCCCGGCGCCGCCGAGATCACGATCGCGAACGCCTCGAAGGTGTTCGGCTCCGGCGCGGGCGCCGTGGTGGCGCTCGAGAACGTCACCGCGTCGATCCCGAGCGGGCAGTTCGTCTGCCTGCTCGGGCCCTCGGGCTGCGGCAAGTCCACCCTGCTCAACGCCATCGCGGGCTTCTCGCCGCTGACGTCGGGCGAGATCCGCATGGCCGGGCGCCCGGTCGTCGATCCGGGCCCCGACCGCGGCATGGTGTTCCAGGAATACGCGCTGTTCCCGTGGATGACGGTCGAGCAGAACATCCGCTTCGGCCTCGACATCAAGGGCGTCGCCCGGCCCGAGGCCGACGGGATCGTCGCCCGCATCGCCGGGACGCTCGGCCTGTCGGACTTCCTGTCGCGCTTCCCGAAGGAGCTGTCGGGCGGCATGCGCCAGCGCGTCGCCATCGCCCGCATCCTGGCCCTCGATCCGCCGGTGATGCTGATGGACGAGCCGTTCGGCGCCCTCGACGCGCTGACCCGGCGTACCCTCCAGGACGAACTGCTGCGGATCTGGGCCGAGTACCGCAAGACCATCGTGTTCGTGACGCACTCGATCGAGGAGGCGATCTACCTCGCCGACCGCATCGTCGTGCTCACCTACCGCCCGGGCCGGATGAAGCGCGACCTGATCGTGCCGCTCCCCCGCCCGCGCGACACCGCCTCGACCGAGTTCAACGCGTTGAAGCGCGAGCTCGCCGGGCTGGTGATGGAGGAGCAGCAGCGCTTCACGCGGGCCGAACTCACCGGCTCGGCGGTCGACTGA
- a CDS encoding ABC transporter substrate-binding protein → MLKRLAVAATFLAALAGPAAAQDVVRLGNLKFAHYGAISYMKEIAGKYNLKIDEKQFAKGADIYPAMAVDQIDIAASGADGAVAARGNGVKLLVVAGFANGGVRILGRPDLGAKTLADVKGKKVAVVRGGTQDLMLLAELEKNGLTWSERAGKDVQLVYFNNYADLNQALAQKYVDVICQSEPQSTQAISNGWGYEIVKPYDTPVGVPYRPLVMTEKMYTEKPEVAARVLKLFVEATKTFIEKPDLAEKYVREQVFKGQLSAKDFHDSMENADYTYDMPAGHMQVTADLMHKYGLGKMVNPPKGDAEWVKLDLLEKAKAELGAKTNTKTN, encoded by the coding sequence ATGCTCAAGCGCCTCGCCGTCGCCGCCACATTCCTGGCGGCCCTCGCCGGCCCGGCCGCCGCCCAGGACGTCGTCCGTCTCGGCAACCTGAAATTCGCCCATTACGGCGCCATCTCCTACATGAAGGAGATCGCGGGAAAGTATAACCTCAAGATCGATGAGAAGCAGTTCGCCAAGGGCGCCGACATCTACCCGGCGATGGCGGTGGACCAGATCGACATCGCGGCGTCCGGCGCCGACGGCGCGGTGGCGGCGCGGGGCAACGGCGTGAAGCTGCTGGTGGTGGCGGGCTTCGCCAATGGCGGCGTGCGCATCCTCGGCCGGCCCGATCTCGGCGCCAAGACGCTGGCCGACGTGAAGGGCAAGAAGGTCGCGGTGGTGCGCGGCGGCACCCAGGACCTGATGCTGCTCGCCGAACTCGAGAAGAACGGACTGACCTGGTCGGAGCGCGCGGGCAAGGACGTGCAGCTCGTCTACTTCAACAACTACGCCGACCTGAACCAGGCGCTGGCGCAGAAATACGTCGACGTGATCTGCCAGAGCGAGCCGCAATCGACGCAGGCGATCTCGAACGGCTGGGGCTACGAGATCGTCAAGCCCTACGACACCCCGGTCGGCGTGCCCTACCGTCCGCTGGTCATGACCGAGAAGATGTACACCGAGAAGCCGGAAGTGGCCGCCCGGGTGCTGAAGCTGTTCGTCGAGGCGACCAAGACCTTCATCGAGAAGCCGGACCTTGCCGAGAAGTACGTGCGCGAGCAGGTCTTCAAGGGACAGCTCAGCGCCAAGGATTTCCACGATTCGATGGAGAACGCGGACTACACCTACGACATGCCGGCCGGCCACATGCAGGTCACCGCCGACCTGATGCACAAGTACGGATTGGGCAAGATGGTCAACCCGCCGAAGGGCGACGCCGAGTGGGTCAAGCTCGACCTGCTCGAGAAGGCGAAGGCCGAGCTCGGCGCCAAGACGAACACGAAGACCAATTGA